One Miscanthus floridulus cultivar M001 chromosome 11, ASM1932011v1, whole genome shotgun sequence DNA window includes the following coding sequences:
- the LOC136490646 gene encoding deoxymugineic acid synthase 1-D-like yields the protein MGSVGNTAAAVPEVALRFGNARPIPAVGMGTAVSAPMNAVLAAIEVGFRHLDTAAMYGSERSVGEAVAEAVRRGLLESREEVFVTSKLWCTQCHPDLVVPSLRETLKNLQMEYLDLYLIHWPVCMKPGPIAFPAKKEDAVPFAFEGVWRAMEECQRLGLAKAIGVSNFTTNHLDRILAVATIPPAVNQVELNPVWQQRKLRAYCADKGIHVVAYSPLGGQDWSRTGEGNGVLGSQVLAEIAQRRGKTIAQVSLRWIYEQGVTWIVKSFNKERLKQNLDIFDWKLTEEDRLKISQIPQKKYVTAAVLFSTEGEFTSVDLADMDIVEE from the exons ATGGGCTCGGTTGGCAACACGGCAGCGGCAGTGCCGGAGGTAGCCCTCCGGTTCGGCAACGCGAGGCCAATACCGGCCGTCGGCATGGGCACGGCGGTCTCGGCCCCCATGAATGCAGTGCTAGCGGCCATCGAGGTTGGCTTCCGCCACCTCGACACCGCCGCAATGTACGGCTCGGAGAGGTCCGTCGGCGAGGCCGTGGCCGAGGCGGTCCGCCGCGGGCTCCTTGAGTCCCGGGAGGAGGTGTTCGTGACGTCGAAGCTGTGGTGCACGCAGTGCCACCCGGACCTTGTCGTCCCGTCCCTCCGGGAAACCCTCAA AAACCTGCAGATGGAGTACCTGGACCTGTACCTGATCCACTGGCCGGTGTGCATGAAGCCCGGGCCGATAGCGTTCCCGGCCAAGAAGGAGGACGCCGTCCCGTTTGCCTTCGAGGGCGTCTGGCGAGCGATGGAGGAGTGCCAGCGTCTGGGGCTCGCTAAAGCCATCGGCGTGAGCAACTTCACCACCAACCACCTCGACAGGATCCTGGCCGTCGCCACGATCCCGCCCGCGGTGAACCAGGTTGAGCTGAACCCGGTGTGGCAGCAGCGTAAGCTGAGAGCGTACTGCGCCGACAAGGGTATCCACGTCGTGGCGTACTCGCCGCTGGGAGGGCAGGACTGGTCACGCACGGGGGAAGGCAACGGCGTGCTGGGATCCCAGGTGCTCGCGGAGATAGCCCAGCGAAGAGGGAAAACCATCGCACAG GTGTCGTTGAGGTGGATATATGAGCAGGGAGTGACTTGGATCGTCAAAAGCTTCAACAAGGAGAGGCTCAAGCAGAACCTGGATATCTTCGACTGGAAGCTGACCGAGGAAGACCGGCTCAAGATCAGCCAGATCCCGCAGAAGAAGTATGTCACGGCTGCAGTCCTGTTCTCGACGGAGGGCGAATTCACCTCGGTCGATCTAGCAGACATGGACATTGTTGAGGAATAG
- the LOC136490644 gene encoding probable NAD(P)H-dependent oxidoreductase 1: MASPTRRVGTSNSEIPEFPVGPAGRPVPAVGLGTASFPFVEEDVRAAVLAALELGYRHLDTASLYRSERAVGDAVAEAARHGIVASREEVFVTTKMWCSQSHPELVLPSLKESLQNLQMDYVDLYLVHWPVAAKPGEPQFPIKREEIMPMDLSGVWRAMEECHRLGLARMIGVSNFTTKNLQELLAIAEIPPAVNQVEMNPIWQQKRLTKFCKDKGIHLTAYSPLGGQSISKANPVLQSEVLQEVAKARGKSVAQISLRWIYEQGASMVVKSFKRDRLKENMEIFDWELTNEDRRKISQISQQKRVTVLGILCPDGVSSMDLAELDIVEM; this comes from the exons ATGGCATCACCAACAAGGAGAGTCGGCACCAGCAACTCGGAAATCCCAGAGTTCCCGGTGGGCCCCGCCGGCCGGCCGGTGCCGGCCGTGGGGCTCGGCACGGCATCGTTCCCGTTCGTGGAGGAAGACGTCAGGGCCGCCGTCCTCGCGGCACTGGAGCTCGGGTACCGCCACCTCGATACCGCTTCGCTCTACCGCTCCGAGCGTGCCGTCGGCGACGCCGTGGCCGAGGCGGCGCGGCACGGGATCGTGGCGTCCAGGGAGGAGGTGTTCGTGACGACTAAGATGTGGTGCTCGCAATCCCACCCGGAGCTCGTGCTACCTTCCCTCAAGGAGAGCTTGCa GAACCTTCAAATGGATTATGTTGATTTGTACCTGGTTCATTGGCCGGTGGCTGCAAAGCCCGGAGAGCCACAATTCCCGATTAAAAGGGAGGAAATCATGCCCATGGACCTAAGCGGTGTATGGCGTGCGATGGAGGAATGCCATCGGCTTGGCCTTGCTAGAATGATTGGTGTCAGCAATTTCACAACAAAAAATCTTCAAGAGCTACTGGCCATTGCTGAAATTCCCCCGGCAGTAAATCAG GTTGAAATGAATCCAATTTGGCAGCAAAAAAGGTTAACTAAGTTCTGCAAAGATAAGGGTATTCATTTGACTGCCTATTCTCCCCTAGGAGGCCAAAGCATATCTAAGGCCAATCCAGTACTGCAGTCTGAGGTTCTGCAAGAGGTTGCAAAGGCTAGAGGAAAGTCAGTGGCTCAG ATTTCGCTGAGATGGATCTACGAGCAAGGCGCTAGCATGGTTGTCAAGAGTTTCAAAAGGGATAGACTCAAGGAGAACATGGAAATCTTTGATTGGGAACTGACCAACGAAGACCGGCGTAAGATTAGTCAGATATCACAACAGAAGAGGGTCACGGTCTTGGGGATCCTCTGCCCAGATGGTGTCTCCAGCATGGATCTTGCTGAGCTTGATATtgttgaaatgtag